One window from the genome of Prionailurus viverrinus isolate Anna unplaced genomic scaffold, UM_Priviv_1.0 scaffold_49, whole genome shotgun sequence encodes:
- the TMEM187 gene encoding transmembrane protein 187 translates to MQPESTRALCHVAVASCFCLAVVYAGVFDGVSIQVGYEHYAEAPVAGLPVFLAMPFNSLVNVAYVLLGVYWLRRKAVPLGHPVHAWRARYLKDVFAAMALVYGPVQWLRVATQTHRAAVLDQWLTLPIFAWPAAWCLSLDRGWRPGLFLAIEGLSLGSYGLAWLHPCGFEAALAAHIAVAVGRALHAHGRHGGASSGRHLALGVLSCAGFVVLKLCDHQLARWRLFQRLTGHFWSKVCDVLQFHCAFLFLTGLSTSRRLPPDGKAR, encoded by the coding sequence ATGCAGCCCGAGTCCACGCGGGCGCTGTGCCACGTGGCTGTGGCCAGCTGCTTCTGCCTGGCCGTCGTCTACGCGGGGGTTTTCGACGGCGTCTCCATTCAAGTGGGCTACGAACACTACGCTGAAGCCCCGGTCGCCGGCCTCCCCGTCTTCCTGGCCATGCCCTTCAACTCACTCGTTAACGTGGCCTACGTGCTCCTGGGGGTGTACTGGCTGCGGAGGAAGGCGGTTCCCCTGGGGCACCCCGTGCACGCATGGAGGGCTCGCTACCTGAAGGACGTGTTTGCCGCCATGGCCCTGGTGTATGGCCCGGTGCAGTGGCTGCGGGTCGCCACGCAGACGCACCGCGCCGCTGTGCTGGACCAGTGGCTCACATTGCCCATCTTCGCGTGGCCCGCGGCCTGGTGCCTCTCCCTGGACAGGGGCTGGAGGCCCGGCCTGTTCCTGGCTATCGAGGGCCTCTCCCTCGGCAGTTACGGCCTCGCCTGGCTGCACCCCTGCGGCTTTGAGGCCGCGCTGGCCGCACACATCGCGGTGGCCGTGGGCCGGGCCCTGCACGCTCACGGGCGCCACGGCGGCGCCTCCTCGGGAAGGCACTTGGCGCTGGGCGTGCTGTCCTGCGCGGGCTTCGTGGTCCTCAAGCTGTGTGACCACCAGCTCGCTCGGTGGCGTCTCTTCCAGCGGCTCACGGGCCACTTCTGGTCCAAAGTGTGTGACGTGCTCCAGTTCCACTGCGCCTTCTTGTTTCTGACCGGTTTAAGCACCAGCCGGAGACTTCCTCCGGATGGGAAGGCGCGTTGA